AACTTCGCCAACGTCGAAGCCGTCAAAAACGACCGCATCGTCGCCCTGCCAGCCTCCGAACTCCTCCCCGGAACCTGGGGCAACCTCGAGGCCGTCACCAGCATGAACGAAGCCTTCTACCCCGCGAAATAACCACCACACCCCACTAAAACCGTGTGAGCCCCCTCCATCTGGAGGGGGCTCACACGGTTTACGACGGCTCAGACGGGATCACTAAAGGAGTGCCTGTAACCGGTGAAGGAACCACCACCACAGGCAACCCAAACACCTCTTCCACCACATCGGGAGTGATCACCTCAGCTGCAGAACCTGCAGCAATAATCCGTCCTTGACGCATAGCCACGAGATGATCGGCATAACGAGCAGCTTGATTCAGCTCATGCAGAACCATTACAATGGTACGTCCTTTTTCACGATTAAGACGAGAAATCAAACGCAGGACATCAACCTGGTGCGCTAAATCCAGATACGTAGTCGGCTCATCAAGAAGAACGATTGGACTGTCCTGAGCCAAAGTCATTGCGATCCAAACCCGCTGACGCTGACCACCTGAAAGCTCATCCACAGACCTGTCAGCAAGCTCCTCTGTGCCCGTAGCATGCAACGCTTCGTCAACCATTTGCTCATCAGCAGCAGACCATTGTCGCCACCAGCGTTGATGCGGAGTGCGGCCACGCCCAACCAGCTCACGAACCGTAATACCCTCCGGAGCCTGCGGCGATTGTGGAAGTAAAGACAAACGCAACGCCATATCGCGCGCACTCAACTGAGTTACGTTCTCATCCCCGAGAAACACCGCACCCTTCTCCGGGCGAAGCAGCCGCGCCAAAGCACGTAAAAGCGTTGACTTTCCACACGCGTTAGGCCCCACCAACACAGTGATTTTCCCTGGGGGAACGATCACCTCAAGATCTTCAGAAACAACCGGGCCGCCATATGACAGCCTCAACCCATGAGCCCGTAACGCCACCGCTACTTCAGAATCTTCTGCAACACCGGACTCCGGATGGACGCCTATGACCATTTTTAACCTCCACTACCAGCCCGGTTGGCCATCGCAAGCATCAATAACAAATACGGGGCTCCCAGGACTCCCGTAACAATTCCCACCGGAAGCTCAATCGGAGCAGCGACAGTCCGACCACATAGATCGGCCAAGGACAATAAAAGCGCGCCGAGAATTCCACTAGACAGCAGTGGAATGCCTGGTCTTCCAGTCAAACGCCGAGCTATCTGAGGTGCACATAACGCCACAAACCCGACTGGGCCACACACCGCAGTCGCCATCGCAGTCAACACCGTTGCAGCAAGCAACAAAACAGCCCGAACTCGATGAAGCGGCATACCTAAAGAACAAGCAGTGTCTTCATCATGCGAAAGCATCCGATAAGGACGAGCCAACGCACACAACAACGGAACACACACAACCAAGGCTGAAAGAATCCACAGCACGTGCACAGCCGAACGGCCATTAAGGCTGCCAACCAACCAAACCATCGCGCGTGAAGCCTCAGTGATGTCCGCCCGGGCCAGCATCCACCGCGTTAACGCTGCCAACGCCCCGCTCATTGCCAGCCCCACCAAAACGAAACGGTAGCCACTTACCGAGCCGCTGCGCGAAGCGCACAGATGAATCACACCTGCAGCAATCACCCCGCCTACCAGCGCCCCCCATGGCACCACCCCCACTGAAGCAGCAGCTGCGGAGGTAAAACCACCAAAAAGAATGGTTGCAACTGCCCCTGCCCCTGCCCCTGCAGAGATACCAATGAGGTCAGGGCTTGCCAAAGGATTACGCGTCACAGTCTGGAACACGGCTCCCGCAAACCCGAACGCAGCTCCTGCGAAAATGGCAACCAACGCCCGAGGCAATCGCAGTTCCCGAATAATCAACCCTGCACTAGCGTCGCTGGGCAAACCCACCAACTCACGAAGAGCAGTCCCAAAAACGATGGGTACCGTGCCAAGCATCACCGAGCCGATAACGGCTAAGAAACACCCGAGAACAAGAATGCTGACAACAACCAACACTCGAGGGCGGAACTCAAAACCAATAGGCCCCAGCGTGATTCCGTGCCTCACCGTGTGTGCTCCTTGAGTCGCCCCGACTTAACCAGAAAGACCAAGAAAGGTGCGCCAACCAAGGCAGTAACCACCCCGGCCTCAAGCTCACCGGGCCGTGCCACCAAACGACCTATAACGTCTGCCCCCAGAAGAAGTAGTGCCCCGCCCAGAGCCGAACACGGAATAGACCAACGAAGATCGGCCGACGCATACGCGCGGACCACATGTGGGACGACAAGACCAACAAAAGTCACCGGACCGATAGCCGCAACCGAGGCGCCAGTGAGCAGAATGACCGCTACAGCACCTAAGGCCCGAGTTGCAGCAACCCTCGTTCCCAGCGACGCCGCAAGATCATCACCCAAATCCAAAGCATTGAGTGGACCAGAAAGCGCAAAAGCGAGTACTAAGCCAACTACAACAATGGGAGCCACCTGACTCCATACATCCGGACCGCGGCCAGCAAGCGCTCCGACCGCCCAAGAGCGGTATTGATCCAAGGTGCGTACATCAAGAAGGACGAGAGTGTGCGTAGCAGAGTCCGAGAGAACAGTTACTGCAGCACCAGCGAGCGCAAGTTTGGCGGGAGTGGCGCCGCCTTGCCCCGTACCCCCAACGGCATAGGCAAGAACGCCAGCAATGGCGCCACCGAGAAACGCGAACCACACGTAGGCGGACGGAGAAGCTAAGCCAAGGATGCCGATAGCTGCCGCAACGGAAAAAGCAGCTCCTGCCGAAATGCCGATGAGGCCAGGATCACCCAATGGGTTGCGAGTGATGTTTTGGGCGATAGCGCCCGCGGCCCCCAGAGCAGCTCCAGCCGCTAAGCCGAGGAAAGTGCGGGGGAGTCGCAGGCCGCTGACAATGACCGAATCACCTTCAGAACTGCCAGTGAGCGCACTAAGGACATCTCGTAAAGGAATGTCCTTAGTGCCAATCATTAAAGACGCAAGCACGATGAAAAAAAGAGCAACGATCAGGGATGCAAGAAAGACGACGCGTCGGCTCTGGAAAGGAGGGCGCACCGTGGGGGGCGGAATATCTTTTGCGTTTGTGGTGGGCATGATTGACGACATCAATGCAAACACTAAGGTAAGCCTTGCCTCGGATCAATCGAGTGTCGTTAACGTAAATCCATCTCAGGGGGGACAGGACACCCATGTCCATTGCGACTCGATCACGCGCTCTTACCTCAGCGATAGCCGCCTCATTTTTGGTTCTTACTCTCGCTGCGTGCGGTGGCGCTCAAAATCCCGGAAACGCAGAAGTATCTGCCAACACAACGGCATCGGGTACCCATGGGGAGAGCTACCCCCGCACCATCAAGCACGACAAAGGCAGCACCACTATCGCAGTCAAACCAAAACGCGTGGTTGCTCTCGACAACAGCCTGGCCGAGGCAGTCGTGACGCTGAAATCTCCGCTCGTTGGTGGAATCGGTAACTACCGTGATCAAAAAGGCTGGCCCCCCTACCTCGGAGAGGCTGTGAAGGACACCGTTGATGTCGGGCCACTCGACAACCCCAACCTCGAGAAGATCGCGGCTTTGAAGCCAGATCTCATCGTCTCGGCCACCGTGCGCCATGACGCGCTATATGACCGGCTGAGCAGCATCGCCCCTACCGTTTTCGTAAAAACCACAGGGCCGATCTGGAAGCAGAACATCACCTTCCTCGGCCAGGTGCTTGGTGAAGAAAAAGCAGCGAAAACACAGCTAGACGCCTACGAGAAGAGGGCTCAATCCTTAGGATCAGCGATCAAAGAGAAAGGTAAAGACCCAAGCATTTCGGTGGTGCGGTTTGTCGATGGCCCTGTCCGCCTCTACCTACCAGACTCCTTCAGTGGCATCATCCTGTCTGACATGGGGCTCAAACGGCCCGACGCTCAGCAGGAGAAAGGCGAGCTGACCAAAGAAATCAGCGAAGAACAGATTGGGCTAGCTGACGCAGATCACATCTTCGTCAGCTCGTTTTCTGGAGGGAAAGAGCAAAAAGCCAAATTTGAAGCAAATCCGCTCTGGGGTCGCCTAGAAGCAGTCAAAGAGGGAAACGTGCATGAAGTTTCTGACCAGAATTGGATGACTTCTGTTTCTCTGCAAGGTGCAGATTTGGTCATGGATGATCTAGCGAAAATTTTTGAAGTAGATCCTCAGAAAGCTTAATCGCAGGAGTGAATATCACTGTGGCTCAGTCGAATTCGATTGAGCCACAGTGATATTCACTCGAACTTCTTAATTGGATTTCCATGAAGATTGGTGGTCCAAAAAAGATGGAGATGGTTGGGGGTGCTTGCAAAAAAGCGCCTCATTGAGAAGTGAACATCACACTGCCGGAAGCAAACTAGCGAAATAAGATAGGTATGCCTGGCCTACCAAGTACCCCAAAACAACCACCAGCACCCACCGAAAGCCCGCCACACATGCAGGCATACCTACTCGCACGCAACCCCAACCACTCACTCACCCACGGCTACCTCCCAGCCGCCCACCGCCTCGGCCTGAACACCACCATCCTCACCGACCACCCCAACGACTACACCCCCACCACCAACACCCGCATCATCAACTGCAACGTCCTCAACCACCACGACGTCATCACCACCATCAGCAACCACCCCCACCCCGACGTCATCCTCAGCAACAGCGACCACCTCCAAACCCAAACCGCCCTCGCCGCCGCCTACTACAACCTCCCCGGCAAAGACTGGCGCGCCACCCTCCACACCAAAAACAAAGCACTCATGCGCCGCCAACTCGCCCGCCACGGCGCCGGCATCACCACCACCGAACTCCCACCAGACACCCCCACCAACACCATCCACACCCTCCCCATCACCTACCCCTGCGTCATCAAACCCTGCGAAGGCGTCGCCAGCGAAGACGTCATCCTCACCCACACCCCACACCACCTCACCAACGCCATCAACACCATCCGCACCCGCCGCCCCCACGACACCCTCCTCATAGAGGAATACCTCCCCGGCGACCTCTGCACCCTAGAAACACTCGGCGACAACAACCACCTCCACATCCTCGGCGGCTTCCACACCACCACCACACCACCGCCCTACTTCATCGAAACAACCTGCCACTACACCCCCACACACCCCACCAACATCACCAACCAAGTCCTCCACCAACTCAACATCCTCGGCGTCAACTTCGGCGCCTGCCACACCGAATTCATCATCAACAACGGACACGTCCACCTCATCGAAGTCAACTACCGCTCCATCGGCGACCAATGCGACCTCCTCCTCGCCGAACTGCACAACATCCCCTACTTCGAACACGTCTGGCTCACCCACCTAGGACACCCCCTCCCCACACACCTACCCCTACGCACCAACATCGCCGCCCGCATCGACTGGCCACACGCCACCACCCCCGGCACCCTCACCGCCGCCCCCACCGCCCACGAACACACCGACGGCACCACCCACCTCACCTACACACCCCTACGCAACATCGGCGAAACCCACCCCCTCCACCACACCAACCGCGACTACCTCGGCGTACTACGCACCACCGGAACCACCCGCACCGCCGTCAACACCGCCGCCGAAAAGCACCTCGCCACCCTCACATGGGAAATCACACCATGACCCCAACAAAACCCACCAACCCCCACGAAACCCACCTCATCCACCAACTCCTCGACACCTTCCTCCGCGAAGACATCGGCAACATCCGCACCAAATCCACCCTCGAACACCACCACGACGGCCCCTGGCTACGCCGCACACTCACCCCCACCACCGACCTACTCATCCCCGTCCAACCCACCCAATTCATGTGCCAATGGCGCACCCGACCCACCCACCCACGCACCGACCCCGGCCCCCACATCACCACCTACCCCCACCTCCTCACAACCATCACCCCCCTCCTAGACAACGACACCCGCAACGGCCTCACCACCCTCGCCACCGAATGCGCCAACCACCTCACCACCACCCACATCCACGACACCACCCAACACACCCTCCACCACCACCTCACCACCACCCACGGACCCGACACCTCCACCTGGTACGGCCCCCACGCCTCCCTAGCCTTCGACGCACTCGCCGCCCGCACCCCCCACCCCGTCTACCCCACCAGCCACGCACGCACAGGACTAACCCCCCACCACATCCACAAATACGCCCCCGAAACCGCACCCCACATCCACCTCCACTGGCTAGCCCTACCCACCGAAACCCTCACCACCAACCCCGGCGCCGCCACCCCCAGCCGCACCGACATCCCCGGCCTAGCCCCCCACGAAACCGCCCTACCCATCCACCCACTCACTATCGGCCCCCACCTCACCAACGCCCTCACAGAAACAGGCCTCACCACCGCCCACCTCCTCCACACCCCAGGCCCAGAAACCATCCCCACACTCTCCCTACGCACCCTCGCCCTCACCACCAACCCCCTCACCCACCTCAAACTCCCCATCAACACCGCCACCCTCGGCAACCGCAACACCCGCACCATCACCCCCGGCAGCCTCACCGACACCGCCACCGGCCACCAACTCATCCAACACATCGCCACCACCACCAACAACCACCACATCCTCCACGCCAACGAACAAGGCTACGCACACGCCAACCACCCCCTCCTAGCCTGCCTAGCCCGCCAACTACCCACCACCATCACCAACTCCCTCGTCCTACCCCTAGCAGCACTCACCGCCACCACCCCCACCGGCCGCCTCGTCATCGACGACCTCGCCGACCGCCACACCAACGGCAACCACACCACCCTCCTCACCACCCTCTGGGACACCCTCCTCACCTGGCACATCACCCTCCTCGACCACGGCATCGCCCTCGAATCCCACCAACAAAACATCTCCCTGGTCATCGACCCACCCACCCACACCCCACACCCCAACCACACCACCCTGCCCAGCGGCCACCACATCCGCCTCCTCTACAAAGACAACGACAGCCCCCGCATCTACACCCCCCACCTCCACCAACACCTCACACCACCCCACCACCCCACCTTCAACGACCCCCGCATCACCGCCCACACCCCCCAACAACTCACCGACATGTTCACCACCATCACCCTCCACCTATGCTGCGCCGCCCCCGCCATCCACCTCGAACACACCGGACGCCTCACCCCCGGAACAAGCCTGCCCCTCCTACGCGAACACCTCGAAAAAGCCACAAACACCATCACCAACCCCCACACCCAAAACCTCATCCGCACCCACATCCTCAACGCACCCACCCACCCCATCAAAGCCATGCTTACCGCAGGCACCCTGCTACCCAAACACCGCACCCGCCACCACGCCAGCGACATCAACAAGTACTACCTACCCGCACCCAACTACCTCACCACCACCCCCTAAACCACACAGCCACCACCAAGGACACCAATGACCACCACCGAAACCAACACCACCCCCACCACCCAACCCACCCCCACCGACGCCGACACCATCACCACCCACACCCTCCTCAACTGCCTCACCAGAGAACTCTGCACCCCCAACCACCTCCACACCACCAACAACCACCTCCACATCACCCTGCCCCACACCAACACCCAACTACGCATCCACCTCCGCCGCCCCTCACACACCGGAACCCCCCGATTCCACGGCCCCCTCCACGAACACCACAACAACACCTGGCAACCCATCAACGCCGAACGACTCGCCCACCTCATCAACACCGAACTCACCCACCACACCGGCCATACCAACGACGAATTCATCGACCAAGTCCGCGCCAGCCTCCACCACATCCACCTCGCCACCACCCACCACACCACCCACACCCCCCGCACCGGAACCCCCCACCTGAACTACATCAACTCCGAACAAACCCTCATCCACGGACACCGCTTCCACCCCACCCCCAAAGCCCACACCGGCTCCGACACCCACTGGCACCGATACGCCCCCGAAGCCACCACCTCCTTCCCCCTACGCAACCTCGCCATCCGCGAACACCTCATCCACGAAGAAACCGCCCACGACAACGCCACCAAACCCCTCGACCGCCACGCACCACCCACACCACACGGCTACCGCTACCTACCCGCCCACCCCTGGCAATGGCAACTCCTCGCCACCAACCCCACCCTCCAACACGCCCTCACCCGCCGAGACATCATCGACCTAGGCCCCGGCGCACGCCCCTGGCACCCCACCGCATCAGTCCGCACCCTCTACAACGGCCACGAATTCCTCAAATTCAGCCTCGCCATCCGCATCACCAACTGCATCCGCACCAACGCCACCTACGAACTCACCGGCTCAATCACCCTCACCAAACACCTCAAAAACACCCTCGACACCCTCCACCACACCCACCCCAACACCACCATCCTGCGCGAACCCGCCTACCGCACCATCGCCCTACCCAACCCCGACGGCACCACCAACACCACCCTCTTCGAAGGACTCAGCGTCATCCTCCGCGAAGGCCTCCAACACCACCGCCAACCCAACGAAACCCCCTACCTCGCCGCCGCTATCGCCGAAGAACACCCCCACAGCAACGCCCACGCAAGCCACCTACTCCACAACGCCACCCCCGAAACCATCCGCACCTGGTGGCAGACCTACAACAACCTCCTCATCCCCACCGTCCTCACCGCATACCTCGACCACGGACTCATCCTCGAACCCCACCTCCAAAACGTCATCGTCTGCACCGACCCCACCGGCACACCCACCCGCATGATCTTCCGCGACCTCGAAGGCACCAAACTCCTCCACCACCACCACACCGAACTCCTCAACAACCTCCCCCACACATCGCCACCCCCCTGACCTACACCCCAGAACAAGGCTGGAACCGCATCGCCTACTGCCTCTTCACCAACCACCTCACCGAACTCGCCGCCACCCTCACCGACATCCACCCCCACCTCGAAACCCACCTATGGGACGACACCCGAACCACCCTCCAAAACTACGCAGACCAACACAACAACCCCCAACCCCTCACCGAACTCCTCAACGGCGCACCCCTGCCAGCCAAAGCCAACCTCATCACCCGCTGGAACCGCCTACCCG
This region of Dermatophilus congolensis genomic DNA includes:
- a CDS encoding FecCD family ABC transporter permease — its product is MSSIMPTTNAKDIPPPTVRPPFQSRRVVFLASLIVALFFIVLASLMIGTKDIPLRDVLSALTGSSEGDSVIVSGLRLPRTFLGLAAGAALGAAGAIAQNITRNPLGDPGLIGISAGAAFSVAAAIGILGLASPSAYVWFAFLGGAIAGVLAYAVGGTGQGGATPAKLALAGAAVTVLSDSATHTLVLLDVRTLDQYRSWAVGALAGRGPDVWSQVAPIVVVGLVLAFALSGPLNALDLGDDLAASLGTRVAATRALGAVAVILLTGASVAAIGPVTFVGLVVPHVVRAYASADLRWSIPCSALGGALLLLGADVIGRLVARPGELEAGVVTALVGAPFLVFLVKSGRLKEHTR
- a CDS encoding ABC transporter ATP-binding protein, coding for MVIGVHPESGVAEDSEVAVALRAHGLRLSYGGPVVSEDLEVIVPPGKITVLVGPNACGKSTLLRALARLLRPEKGAVFLGDENVTQLSARDMALRLSLLPQSPQAPEGITVRELVGRGRTPHQRWWRQWSAADEQMVDEALHATGTEELADRSVDELSGGQRQRVWIAMTLAQDSPIVLLDEPTTYLDLAHQVDVLRLISRLNREKGRTIVMVLHELNQAARYADHLVAMRQGRIIAAGSAAEVITPDVVEEVFGLPVVVVPSPVTGTPLVIPSEPS
- a CDS encoding ferric iron reductase — protein: MTYTPEQGWNRIAYCLFTNHLTELAATLTDIHPHLETHLWDDTRTTLQNYADQHNNPQPLTELLNGAPLPAKANLITRWNRLPDRQATYIPITSPLTPNHTP
- a CDS encoding ATP-grasp domain-containing protein, with protein sequence MQAYLLARNPNHSLTHGYLPAAHRLGLNTTILTDHPNDYTPTTNTRIINCNVLNHHDVITTISNHPHPDVILSNSDHLQTQTALAAAYYNLPGKDWRATLHTKNKALMRRQLARHGAGITTTELPPDTPTNTIHTLPITYPCVIKPCEGVASEDVILTHTPHHLTNAINTIRTRRPHDTLLIEEYLPGDLCTLETLGDNNHLHILGGFHTTTTPPPYFIETTCHYTPTHPTNITNQVLHQLNILGVNFGACHTEFIINNGHVHLIEVNYRSIGDQCDLLLAELHNIPYFEHVWLTHLGHPLPTHLPLRTNIAARIDWPHATTPGTLTAAPTAHEHTDGTTHLTYTPLRNIGETHPLHHTNRDYLGVLRTTGTTRTAVNTAAEKHLATLTWEITP
- a CDS encoding ABC transporter substrate-binding protein gives rise to the protein MSIATRSRALTSAIAASFLVLTLAACGGAQNPGNAEVSANTTASGTHGESYPRTIKHDKGSTTIAVKPKRVVALDNSLAEAVVTLKSPLVGGIGNYRDQKGWPPYLGEAVKDTVDVGPLDNPNLEKIAALKPDLIVSATVRHDALYDRLSSIAPTVFVKTTGPIWKQNITFLGQVLGEEKAAKTQLDAYEKRAQSLGSAIKEKGKDPSISVVRFVDGPVRLYLPDSFSGIILSDMGLKRPDAQQEKGELTKEISEEQIGLADADHIFVSSFSGGKEQKAKFEANPLWGRLEAVKEGNVHEVSDQNWMTSVSLQGADLVMDDLAKIFEVDPQKA
- a CDS encoding IucA/IucC family protein; the protein is MTTTETNTTPTTQPTPTDADTITTHTLLNCLTRELCTPNHLHTTNNHLHITLPHTNTQLRIHLRRPSHTGTPRFHGPLHEHHNNTWQPINAERLAHLINTELTHHTGHTNDEFIDQVRASLHHIHLATTHHTTHTPRTGTPHLNYINSEQTLIHGHRFHPTPKAHTGSDTHWHRYAPEATTSFPLRNLAIREHLIHEETAHDNATKPLDRHAPPTPHGYRYLPAHPWQWQLLATNPTLQHALTRRDIIDLGPGARPWHPTASVRTLYNGHEFLKFSLAIRITNCIRTNATYELTGSITLTKHLKNTLDTLHHTHPNTTILREPAYRTIALPNPDGTTNTTLFEGLSVILREGLQHHRQPNETPYLAAAIAEEHPHSNAHASHLLHNATPETIRTWWQTYNNLLIPTVLTAYLDHGLILEPHLQNVIVCTDPTGTPTRMIFRDLEGTKLLHHHHTELLNNLPHTSPPP
- a CDS encoding FecCD family ABC transporter permease, producing MRHGITLGPIGFEFRPRVLVVVSILVLGCFLAVIGSVMLGTVPIVFGTALRELVGLPSDASAGLIIRELRLPRALVAIFAGAAFGFAGAVFQTVTRNPLASPDLIGISAGAGAGAVATILFGGFTSAAAASVGVVPWGALVGGVIAAGVIHLCASRSGSVSGYRFVLVGLAMSGALAALTRWMLARADITEASRAMVWLVGSLNGRSAVHVLWILSALVVCVPLLCALARPYRMLSHDEDTACSLGMPLHRVRAVLLLAATVLTAMATAVCGPVGFVALCAPQIARRLTGRPGIPLLSSGILGALLLSLADLCGRTVAAPIELPVGIVTGVLGAPYLLLMLAMANRAGSGG
- a CDS encoding IucA/IucC family protein; this encodes MTPTKPTNPHETHLIHQLLDTFLREDIGNIRTKSTLEHHHDGPWLRRTLTPTTDLLIPVQPTQFMCQWRTRPTHPRTDPGPHITTYPHLLTTITPLLDNDTRNGLTTLATECANHLTTTHIHDTTQHTLHHHLTTTHGPDTSTWYGPHASLAFDALAARTPHPVYPTSHARTGLTPHHIHKYAPETAPHIHLHWLALPTETLTTNPGAATPSRTDIPGLAPHETALPIHPLTIGPHLTNALTETGLTTAHLLHTPGPETIPTLSLRTLALTTNPLTHLKLPINTATLGNRNTRTITPGSLTDTATGHQLIQHIATTTNNHHILHANEQGYAHANHPLLACLARQLPTTITNSLVLPLAALTATTPTGRLVIDDLADRHTNGNHTTLLTTLWDTLLTWHITLLDHGIALESHQQNISLVIDPPTHTPHPNHTTLPSGHHIRLLYKDNDSPRIYTPHLHQHLTPPHHPTFNDPRITAHTPQQLTDMFTTITLHLCCAAPAIHLEHTGRLTPGTSLPLLREHLEKATNTITNPHTQNLIRTHILNAPTHPIKAMLTAGTLLPKHRTRHHASDINKYYLPAPNYLTTTP